One genomic segment of Desulfobulbaceae bacterium DB1 includes these proteins:
- a CDS encoding ribosome-binding factor A produces MVAAREKSRFTLPEGLVSGPKRRPIRVADAIRNEIAVLFLYKVNDPALREVTIIHVIVSKDLKQAKIYYSCAKEKIKQVKIGLERAKGFIRTHLAGQLQMRHVPELLFFQDKSIDHDEKMQKLFQEIAAENETGTK; encoded by the coding sequence ATGGTTGCAGCAAGAGAAAAATCGCGTTTCACTTTGCCTGAGGGCCTTGTTTCCGGTCCAAAAAGACGGCCCATACGGGTGGCGGATGCCATCAGAAACGAAATAGCCGTACTTTTTCTTTACAAAGTGAATGATCCGGCCTTGCGGGAAGTGACGATAATTCATGTTATCGTAAGCAAGGATTTGAAGCAGGCAAAAATTTATTACAGCTGCGCCAAGGAAAAAATCAAGCAGGTAAAAATCGGACTGGAAAGGGCGAAAGGATTTATTCGCACGCATCTGGCCGGCCAATTGCAGATGCGCCATGTGCCTGAGCTTCTGTTCTTTCAGGACAAATCCATCGATCATGATGAAAAGATGCAGAAGCTGTTTCAGGAGATAGCCGCCGAAAATGAAACAGGAACTAAGTGA
- a CDS encoding phosphoesterase, with amino-acid sequence MKQELSEIISVFRKARNILIATHVFPDVDALGSQLALGNVLRSMGKQVYLYSEEPAHYILEFLPGSDRLDVGVPPTGGFDCGIALDCGDDFRLGKAKDTLLQVDPFVVIDHHTGHKNFGHFRWVDSRKSSTGEMVYDLIMAMGEKIDYETAYCLYSAIVSDTGSFKYASTSADTLRVAGDLVARGVKPAEISGKIFDNFTRNRLELLQEVLASLTLYEEDRLAVIAVTRELYEKTGTTAADTELFINYPRSLETVKIAAFIKESKDVVGVSLRSKGEYDVAEVARKFGGGGHRNASGFKVGGKSIARIREELLAELHLLLQEEK; translated from the coding sequence ATGAAACAGGAACTAAGTGAGATAATTTCGGTTTTCCGGAAGGCGCGGAACATTCTGATCGCTACCCATGTTTTTCCGGATGTCGATGCGCTTGGCTCGCAGCTGGCCCTGGGCAATGTTTTGCGTTCAATGGGCAAGCAGGTTTATCTGTACAGCGAAGAGCCGGCTCATTATATTCTTGAGTTTCTCCCCGGTTCCGATCGGCTTGATGTCGGCGTGCCGCCGACAGGCGGGTTTGATTGCGGCATAGCGCTCGATTGCGGTGATGATTTTCGGCTCGGCAAGGCAAAAGACACCCTGCTGCAAGTTGATCCCTTCGTGGTCATCGATCATCACACCGGCCATAAAAATTTCGGCCACTTTCGCTGGGTTGATTCGAGAAAATCCTCCACCGGCGAGATGGTCTATGATTTGATCATGGCCATGGGTGAAAAAATTGATTATGAGACTGCCTATTGTCTCTACTCGGCCATTGTCTCGGATACGGGTTCGTTCAAGTATGCGTCGACTTCAGCCGATACGTTGCGGGTTGCCGGCGACTTGGTGGCTCGCGGGGTCAAACCTGCGGAAATATCAGGGAAAATATTTGACAATTTTACCCGCAATCGTCTCGAATTGCTGCAGGAAGTTCTTGCCTCGCTGACGCTGTATGAAGAGGACCGGCTGGCTGTTATTGCCGTAACCCGTGAACTTTATGAAAAAACGGGAACGACCGCCGCGGACACGGAGCTTTTCATCAATTACCCGCGATCCTTGGAAACGGTCAAGATTGCCGCCTTTATCAAGGAATCGAAGGATGTTGTCGGGGTGAGTTTGCGTTCCAAGGGAGAGTATGACGTGGCCGAGGTGGCGCGGAAGTTCGGCGGCGGCGGACATCGAAATGCCTCCGGGTTTAAGGTGGGCGGCAAGAGTATTGCCCGGATTCGTGAAGAGCTGCTGGCGGAACTGCATCTTCTGTTGCAGGAAGAGAAGTAG
- a CDS encoding tRNA pseudouridine(55) synthase TruB, with product MQQQQAGFFLLDKPVGPTSFKMVHLVKRILRIKKIGHAGTLDPFASGLLIICVGRNATKRISFLMDGEKEYSATLKLGIETDTQDLTGEVVGRREVAGITAALVERCLQSFVGEQLQAPPAFSALKYKGKPLYYYARKGIKVAKDPRTVFIREIEALGLQDDLLRIRVICGKGTYIRTLAADIGRQLGCGAHLVELRRLRSGLYSVDEALPGDRLVGDREDGYQLLLQYLRPVDDIVAGC from the coding sequence ATGCAGCAACAGCAGGCCGGCTTTTTTCTGCTTGATAAACCGGTGGGACCAACCTCATTTAAGATGGTGCATCTGGTGAAACGGATTCTGCGGATCAAAAAGATCGGCCACGCCGGGACCCTTGATCCTTTTGCCTCTGGTTTGCTGATCATCTGTGTCGGGCGCAACGCCACAAAACGCATCTCCTTCTTGATGGACGGCGAAAAAGAGTATAGCGCCACTTTGAAACTCGGCATTGAAACCGATACTCAGGATTTGACCGGCGAGGTTGTCGGCCGCCGTGAGGTTGCGGGAATAACCGCCGCATTGGTTGAGCGGTGTCTGCAATCGTTCGTCGGCGAGCAGTTGCAGGCGCCGCCTGCTTTTTCCGCTTTGAAATATAAGGGAAAACCCTTGTATTATTACGCGAGAAAGGGCATAAAGGTGGCAAAGGACCCGCGTACCGTTTTTATCCGCGAGATTGAAGCCCTTGGCTTGCAGGATGATCTCTTGCGTATCCGGGTTATTTGCGGAAAAGGAACCTACATCCGGACGCTGGCGGCCGATATCGGCAGGCAACTCGGCTGCGGTGCGCATCTTGTCGAGTTACGGCGGCTGCGCAGCGGGTTATATTCAGTGGATGAAGCCCTGCCCGGCGATCGACTCGTCGGTGATCGGGAAGACGGCTATCAACTTTTGTTGCAATATTTGCGTCCTGTCGATGATATTGTCGCAGGATGTTAG
- a CDS encoding 30S ribosomal protein S15, translating to MQPAQKQEIIEKFATHKGDTGSPEVQVALLSARITYLTEHFQSHKKDHHSRRGLLKLVGQRRRLLNYLKGKSVDRYRNVIKELGIRK from the coding sequence ATGCAACCAGCTCAGAAACAAGAAATTATTGAAAAGTTCGCCACCCACAAAGGCGATACCGGTTCCCCCGAGGTGCAGGTGGCGCTGCTCAGCGCGCGCATAACCTATTTGACCGAACATTTTCAGTCCCATAAAAAGGACCATCACTCCCGCCGCGGTTTGTTGAAGCTGGTCGGTCAGAGAAGAAGATTGCTTAATTACCTCAAGGGAAAAAGTGTTGATCGATACCGTAACGTGATCAAGGAACTCGGTATCAGAAAGTAG
- a CDS encoding polyribonucleotide nucleotidyltransferase: MYKKVEVEVGGRIFTIETGKMAKQANGSVVVSYGESVVLVTATAAREGRPDIDFFPLTVEYQERFYAVGRIPGSYFRREIGRPTEKETLTCRFIDRPLRPLFAAGYKNETQVIATVLSADKENDPDIMAMVGASAALTISNIPFLGPIAGVRVGYINGEYVLNPSKEQLTDSRLDLIVAGSRNAVVMVEGGADNLSEDEVLSGIYFGHEGLQPLLDIQEELRREVGREKIAVTVPEIDQELQKKIADIASAGMETVITTADKMKRGELYHELESTILAELAKDEAFSAQAEAKSLLHDLQKTMMRNMIVHDQKRIDGRSFADIRPISSEIAILPRVHGSALFTRGETQALVTSTLGSGEDEQKVETLGGMENLPFMLHYNFPPFCVGEVRFMRGPSRRDIGHGALATRAIQAILPDNGTFPYTIRIVSDVLESNGSSSMATVCGGCLSLMDAGVPIKQPVSGVAMGLIKDGDNVVVLSDILGDEDHLGDMDFKVCGTADGITALQMDIKIEGISKEIMTKALEQAKTGRLHILGKMSEAIKEPRAKLPEHAPKIFTMQINPDKIRDLIGPGGKMIKSITAEYGVKIDVEDSGKVMIFAPDGIVGQKVYDRVSEITAEVEVGRIYTGKVQKIVDFGAFVEILPGTDGLIHISELDNKRVEKVTDILQEGDEVTVKVLNVDQRGKIRLSRKAAIAEMEG, translated from the coding sequence ATGTATAAAAAAGTAGAAGTCGAGGTTGGCGGTCGGATCTTTACCATTGAAACAGGAAAAATGGCCAAGCAGGCCAATGGTTCGGTGGTTGTCAGCTATGGTGAAAGTGTTGTTCTGGTAACGGCGACGGCTGCCAGGGAAGGACGACCCGATATTGATTTTTTTCCGCTGACGGTGGAATACCAGGAGCGGTTTTATGCCGTGGGCCGAATCCCGGGCAGTTACTTCCGCCGGGAGATAGGCCGCCCGACGGAAAAGGAAACATTGACGTGTCGTTTTATTGACCGGCCTTTGCGTCCGCTCTTTGCCGCCGGTTATAAGAATGAAACGCAGGTTATTGCCACTGTTTTGTCCGCCGACAAGGAGAATGACCCGGACATTATGGCGATGGTGGGTGCATCAGCTGCATTGACCATTTCCAATATCCCCTTTCTGGGTCCCATTGCCGGGGTCCGGGTGGGCTATATCAACGGCGAGTATGTGCTTAATCCCAGCAAGGAGCAGTTGACCGATTCCCGTTTGGATCTGATCGTGGCCGGCAGCCGTAATGCCGTGGTCATGGTCGAGGGTGGCGCGGACAATCTTTCCGAGGATGAAGTGCTTTCCGGTATTTATTTCGGCCATGAAGGTCTGCAGCCGCTGCTTGATATACAGGAAGAGCTGCGCCGGGAAGTCGGCCGGGAGAAAATTGCCGTCACTGTGCCTGAAATCGATCAGGAGTTGCAGAAGAAGATCGCGGATATCGCCTCCGCCGGGATGGAAACGGTCATCACCACCGCGGATAAAATGAAACGCGGTGAGCTCTACCATGAACTGGAGAGCACCATCTTGGCCGAACTGGCAAAAGATGAAGCGTTCAGTGCCCAGGCCGAAGCGAAATCCCTGCTTCATGACCTGCAGAAGACGATGATGCGCAATATGATTGTTCATGACCAGAAGCGCATTGATGGTAGAAGTTTTGCTGATATCCGTCCCATCAGCAGCGAAATAGCCATTCTGCCGCGAGTCCATGGGTCGGCACTGTTCACCAGAGGTGAAACTCAGGCCCTTGTCACCTCAACGCTGGGCAGCGGAGAGGATGAACAAAAAGTTGAAACCCTTGGCGGCATGGAAAATCTGCCTTTCATGCTCCACTATAATTTCCCGCCTTTTTGTGTCGGCGAGGTCCGTTTCATGCGCGGCCCCAGCCGCAGGGATATCGGTCACGGCGCCCTGGCCACCAGGGCTATCCAGGCCATTCTCCCTGATAACGGCACTTTCCCCTATACAATCAGGATCGTTTCGGACGTGTTGGAGTCAAACGGTTCTTCCTCCATGGCCACGGTTTGCGGCGGCTGTCTTTCCCTGATGGATGCGGGCGTGCCGATTAAACAGCCTGTTTCCGGTGTTGCCATGGGCCTCATCAAGGACGGCGATAATGTTGTCGTCTTGTCTGATATCCTCGGCGATGAGGATCATCTCGGGGATATGGATTTCAAGGTGTGCGGCACGGCGGACGGCATCACCGCGCTGCAGATGGACATAAAAATTGAAGGGATTTCCAAGGAAATCATGACAAAGGCCCTTGAGCAGGCAAAAACCGGGCGGTTGCATATTCTCGGCAAAATGAGCGAGGCCATCAAGGAGCCGCGGGCAAAACTTCCCGAGCATGCGCCGAAAATCTTCACCATGCAGATCAATCCCGATAAGATCCGCGACCTGATCGGCCCGGGGGGCAAGATGATCAAGTCAATCACCGCCGAGTACGGGGTGAAAATCGATGTGGAGGACTCCGGCAAGGTCATGATTTTCGCGCCGGACGGAATTGTCGGGCAAAAGGTATATGACCGGGTCAGCGAAATAACCGCCGAGGTTGAAGTCGGCAGGATTTATACCGGCAAGGTTCAGAAAATCGTTGATTTCGGGGCCTTTGTCGAAATTCTGCCGGGAACCGACGGGCTCATTCATATCTCTGAGCTGGATAACAAGCGGGTTGAAAAGGTCACCGATATCCTGCAGGAAGGGGATGAGGTTACGGTGAAAGTGCTGAATGTCGATCAGCGCGGCAAGATCCGCTTGAGCCGTAAGGCAGCCATTGCCGAGATGGAAGGATAA
- a CDS encoding deoxyuridine 5'-triphosphate nucleotidohydrolase, translating into MSPDPVLLSLRWLDPEKSKDLALPAYHSDLAAGMDVAAAITSPLALEPGEIILVPTGFAVAVPAGYELQVRPRSGLAVKHGVTVINSPGTVDADYRGEVKVGLVNLSRATFTVNRGDRIAQLVLAPVCRARIHVVEVLDVTERGEGGFGHSGR; encoded by the coding sequence ATGTCCCCCGATCCTGTTTTGCTGTCCCTGCGTTGGCTGGATCCTGAAAAAAGTAAGGACCTGGCTTTGCCCGCCTATCATTCAGATCTTGCCGCCGGCATGGATGTCGCGGCGGCAATTACTTCTCCTCTTGCCCTGGAACCCGGGGAAATCATTCTGGTCCCCACCGGTTTTGCCGTTGCCGTCCCCGCCGGTTATGAGCTGCAGGTGCGTCCGCGCAGCGGGCTTGCCGTGAAGCATGGAGTCACCGTGATTAACAGTCCGGGAACCGTTGATGCCGATTACCGCGGAGAGGTGAAAGTCGGCCTTGTCAACCTGAGCCGCGCAACGTTCACCGTCAATCGGGGCGACCGAATCGCGCAGCTGGTGCTGGCCCCGGTATGTCGGGCAAGGATTCATGTCGTCGAGGTTCTCGATGTCACGGAAAGAGGGGAAGGCGGTTTCGGCCATTCCGGCCGTTGA
- a CDS encoding MBL fold metallo-hydrolase, with protein sequence MRFCVLGSGSKGNATYVSARGRGLLIDSGFSGVEMERRLAVIGVETASLSAILLTHEHHDHIKGAAVLARKYGFPLYANARTITAAAKTLGAVPTVREFTTGTVFFLHELSIHPFAVSHDTADPVGFVVQSGGCSLGYCTDTGMVSRLIRHRLSACNGLIIECNHDPEMLKNGPYPLRLKQRVRSQQGHLANEEAAGFIAELLHDGLQHVVLAHISETNNDPVLALATVEAAVKSDAAVSPVISLAWQDRTGEVVELTECRADADI encoded by the coding sequence ATGCGGTTTTGCGTGCTTGGCAGCGGCAGCAAGGGCAATGCCACTTATGTCTCGGCCCGGGGCCGGGGGCTTCTTATCGACAGCGGCTTTTCCGGGGTGGAGATGGAGCGGCGGCTTGCCGTGATCGGGGTGGAAACGGCCTCATTATCCGCTATCCTGCTTACGCATGAGCATCATGACCATATTAAAGGCGCCGCCGTCCTGGCCCGGAAATATGGTTTTCCACTTTATGCCAATGCCCGGACCATCACCGCTGCCGCCAAAACATTGGGTGCGGTTCCCACGGTCCGGGAGTTTACCACCGGCACCGTTTTTTTTCTGCACGAACTTTCGATTCATCCCTTTGCCGTCTCCCATGACACTGCTGATCCGGTTGGTTTTGTCGTCCAAAGCGGCGGCTGTTCGCTTGGGTACTGTACCGATACCGGCATGGTTTCCCGTCTGATCAGGCATCGGCTTTCCGCTTGCAACGGCCTGATTATTGAGTGCAATCACGATCCGGAGATGCTGAAAAATGGGCCGTATCCTCTGCGGCTCAAACAGCGGGTTCGTTCTCAGCAGGGACATCTCGCCAACGAGGAGGCGGCCGGTTTTATCGCGGAACTTCTCCATGATGGCCTGCAGCATGTGGTTCTGGCCCATATCAGCGAAACAAATAATGATCCTGTCCTTGCCCTGGCAACGGTCGAGGCTGCGGTCAAATCCGACGCCGCGGTATCTCCCGTGATTTCTCTGGCATGGCAGGACAGAACGGGTGAAGTCGTTGAGCTTACGGAATGCCGGGCTGATGCGGATATTTAA
- a CDS encoding cobalamin 5'-phosphate synthase, translating into MLRSLIFALSFLTILPLRAGEIHPEQLPQSGAFFPVAGWFIGFCLVAAGWGMLALGMSAFLVAVLLVTCEAWLTRGLHLDGVADLLDGLGGSFDREKRLAIMKDSAIGTFGVVGLVLVLLLKTSALTSLLSSMLQGAAFSFSLPLCLAFVPAAARFAITFLAYRSRYPRASGTGHAFVGKTRGWHVALGFFFLTPVLFGADMNASGLMPVVCCFAASILPSLLLRLHGHKLLGGITGDVLGAGCEFGEVVGWLTLALFV; encoded by the coding sequence ATGCTGCGTTCACTGATATTTGCCCTTTCTTTTTTGACCATCCTGCCATTGCGGGCAGGGGAAATTCATCCGGAACAATTGCCGCAGAGCGGGGCCTTTTTCCCGGTGGCCGGCTGGTTCATCGGTTTCTGCCTGGTCGCGGCGGGCTGGGGCATGCTCGCGCTCGGCATGTCTGCTTTTCTTGTCGCGGTGTTGCTCGTTACCTGTGAGGCCTGGCTGACCAGAGGGCTGCATCTCGACGGGGTGGCCGACCTGCTGGACGGGCTGGGAGGCAGCTTTGACCGGGAAAAAAGGCTGGCCATCATGAAGGATTCCGCCATCGGCACTTTCGGGGTGGTGGGACTTGTTCTTGTTCTGCTGCTGAAAACTTCCGCCCTCACCTCCTTGCTTTCTTCGATGCTGCAAGGAGCGGCATTTTCATTTTCTCTTCCGCTGTGTCTGGCCTTTGTGCCTGCCGCCGCTCGATTCGCCATTACCTTCCTTGCGTATAGAAGCCGTTATCCAAGGGCAAGCGGAACCGGCCATGCCTTTGTCGGTAAGACACGAGGGTGGCATGTGGCCTTGGGTTTTTTCTTTCTGACTCCGGTTTTGTTCGGCGCCGACATGAATGCATCCGGGTTGATGCCGGTTGTCTGTTGTTTTGCGGCATCCATCCTTCCCTCACTGTTGCTGCGCTTGCATGGACACAAACTGCTGGGAGGCATAACCGGTGACGTGCTCGGTGCCGGTTGTGAGTTCGGGGAGGTTGTTGGCTGGCTGACTCTTGCCCTTTTCGTCTGA
- a CDS encoding MFS transporter, which yields MQRHILATLLLAVFIALLGIGIIVPIMPVFAVSLGANGLTLGMIIAAFSISRAICQPVVGNLSDRLGRKSFLLCGLLIYAVVGLLIPHADSIFNLILIRCFHGVGSAMIVPVAMAYVSAMSPLGMEGRSMGLLNIAIFTGIGSGPLIGGFFADTFGMASAFYVMAGLSCLAMLLIFFQMPSLPCGERNPRPMGIVEAMKSMLSKRETGGILLARMATMLIMVPTMAFLPLLMHQWFQASAMEIGLVIAVRTLVNAILQGPCGRMADRLDKVVFLRIGCLVISIVMCLVPLAGSVGSLLGLFVVLGIGEAIIWPTLGALATQEGRRYGQGTMMGVFTLAMSCGVFLGSLSAGIISDWFGLHWVFFIIGFIVLILSMIATALIAPRKMIAV from the coding sequence ATGCAACGCCACATTCTGGCCACTCTTCTCCTGGCGGTATTTATTGCCCTGCTCGGAATCGGCATCATTGTCCCCATAATGCCGGTTTTTGCTGTCAGCCTCGGCGCCAATGGCCTGACGCTCGGGATGATTATCGCCGCCTTTTCCATCAGCCGGGCAATTTGTCAACCCGTTGTCGGCAATCTCTCCGACCGGTTGGGCAGAAAGAGCTTCCTGCTCTGCGGACTGCTGATTTATGCCGTGGTGGGTCTGCTGATCCCGCATGCCGACTCGATTTTTAATCTTATCCTCATCCGTTGTTTCCATGGGGTGGGATCGGCAATGATTGTCCCTGTCGCCATGGCCTATGTCAGCGCCATGTCGCCGCTTGGCATGGAGGGTCGCTCCATGGGACTGCTCAATATTGCCATTTTTACCGGAATCGGCAGCGGACCGCTGATCGGTGGATTTTTTGCCGACACCTTTGGAATGGCTTCCGCCTTTTATGTCATGGCGGGCTTGAGCTGCCTGGCCATGCTGTTGATTTTTTTTCAGATGCCGTCGCTGCCGTGTGGAGAAAGAAATCCCCGGCCCATGGGGATCGTCGAGGCGATGAAATCCATGCTTTCCAAGCGGGAAACCGGCGGGATTCTGCTGGCAAGGATGGCAACCATGCTCATCATGGTGCCGACCATGGCTTTTTTGCCCTTGCTCATGCACCAGTGGTTTCAGGCAAGCGCCATGGAGATCGGCCTGGTTATTGCCGTCAGGACCCTGGTAAATGCCATCCTTCAGGGGCCCTGCGGCAGGATGGCCGACCGGCTGGACAAGGTGGTCTTTCTCCGGATCGGCTGTCTGGTCATCAGTATTGTCATGTGTCTGGTACCCCTGGCCGGCAGTGTCGGGTCTTTGCTGGGATTGTTTGTTGTCCTCGGAATAGGCGAGGCGATTATCTGGCCGACCCTTGGAGCTCTCGCCACCCAGGAGGGAAGGCGGTACGGGCAGGGGACCATGATGGGGGTCTTCACCCTGGCAATGAGCTGCGGAGTTTTTCTCGGATCCCTGAGCGCCGGGATCATCTCTGACTGGTTCGGCCTTCACTGGGTTTTTTTTATCATCGGCTTCATTGTCCTGATCCTGTCCATGATCGCTACGGCTCTTATTGCCCCCCGTAAAATGATTGCGGTTTGA
- a CDS encoding exonuclease, whose product MLHNTFIHIPGVGEKTEREIWQSGVHTWDHWQPPYPPSLSESKIKLITYHLQQFQQRNDGTPVFYAKLLSSNQHWRLFPHFRSKTAYLDIETNGMVGEDCEITAIALYDGRTIRSYAQGRNLQNFVDDIAAFDVIVTYNGKSFDVPVIESCLHTRLNQVHIDLRHVLARLGYRGGLKGCEKQLGIDRMGLEGVDGYFAVLLWREFCRKGEEKTLQTLLAYNIADAVNLERLLVHAYNLNIAATPFSLSNYIPVPDPPQSPFQPDREIVARLKKQARPFL is encoded by the coding sequence TTGCTCCACAACACCTTCATCCATATTCCCGGCGTCGGCGAAAAAACAGAGCGCGAAATCTGGCAATCAGGCGTTCACACCTGGGACCACTGGCAGCCGCCTTATCCACCTTCTTTATCTGAAAGCAAGATCAAGCTCATCACCTACCATCTGCAACAATTTCAACAACGTAACGACGGCACCCCCGTATTTTATGCAAAACTTCTTTCTTCCAATCAGCACTGGCGGCTCTTCCCCCATTTCCGGAGCAAAACCGCGTACCTGGACATTGAAACAAACGGCATGGTCGGGGAAGACTGCGAAATCACCGCCATTGCCCTGTATGACGGACGGACAATCCGCAGCTATGCACAGGGGCGGAACCTGCAAAATTTCGTTGATGACATTGCCGCCTTTGATGTCATTGTTACTTACAACGGCAAAAGTTTTGATGTCCCGGTTATCGAATCATGTCTCCACACCCGTCTCAATCAGGTGCACATTGACCTGCGCCATGTCCTGGCACGGCTCGGTTACCGAGGTGGACTGAAAGGATGCGAAAAACAACTCGGCATTGACAGAATGGGCCTGGAGGGAGTGGACGGATATTTTGCGGTGCTGCTCTGGAGGGAATTTTGTCGAAAAGGGGAGGAAAAAACGCTTCAAACCCTTCTTGCCTACAATATCGCGGACGCCGTCAACCTTGAACGCCTGCTGGTCCACGCCTACAATCTCAATATAGCGGCAACGCCCTTCAGTCTCTCCAATTACATCCCGGTTCCCGATCCGCCGCAAAGCCCCTTTCAACCCGACCGGGAGATCGTGGCTCGCCTGAAGAAACAGGCCCGACCTTTTCTATAA
- a CDS encoding glutamine synthetase type III, with translation MNTDCSFGCDYSEQPPVNLPTLFGSNVFSDKVMKARLPKETYKSLRQTIDRGTSLAPETAAVVANAMKDWAIEKGATHYTHWFQPLTGSTAEKHDSFIAPTPDGGVIMEFSGKQLIQGEPDASSFPSGGLRVTFEARGYTAWDCTSPAFLKEDAAGNVTLCIPTAFCSYKGEALDKKTPLLRSMAAVSKQALRLLKALGNTTSTSVTSTVGAEQEYFLVEKDYYLKRLDLLTCGRTLFGAPAPKGQELEDQYFGAIKDRVSAYMKDLDIELWKMGITSKTKHNEVAPAQYEMAPVFVTTNIAADQNQLVMETMQKVALRHGMVCLLHEKPYAGVNGSGKHNNWSLSTDDGINLLEPGSTPEDNAQFLVFLCALLKAVDTHADIMRGTCGSSGNDHRLGANEAPPAIISVFLGDDLSNILNGLAKGEKICSSSGCQFLKIGVDSLPELPKDNTDRNRTSPFAFTGNKFEFRMVGSSQSISGPNVALNSIAAEALDEVATRLEKAKDVNAEILSIIKDTVKNHGRIIFNGNNYSMEWEKEAEKRGLPNIRTTIDALKSFITPKAIKLWGKYNVLSKEELHSRYEIYVEQFSKHINIEAQTAIQMVRRQYMPAAIRYCTELGNSAAAAGKSATVQKELLAEISDLLTSANKKLKKLEEETVKAGAIDKVDKQAIAFRDKVRTTLFDLRTDIDALERLMPSDLWPVPVYSDMLFKL, from the coding sequence ATGAATACCGACTGCAGCTTTGGATGTGATTACTCCGAACAGCCCCCCGTCAATCTGCCGACCCTTTTCGGCTCCAATGTTTTCAGCGACAAAGTCATGAAGGCGCGACTGCCCAAGGAAACATACAAATCATTACGGCAAACCATCGACCGCGGCACCTCCCTGGCCCCGGAAACCGCCGCCGTGGTGGCAAATGCCATGAAGGATTGGGCCATCGAAAAAGGGGCCACCCACTACACCCACTGGTTTCAGCCCCTTACCGGCTCCACCGCGGAAAAACACGATTCCTTCATCGCCCCGACACCGGACGGCGGCGTCATTATGGAATTTTCCGGCAAGCAGCTCATCCAAGGCGAACCGGACGCTTCCTCCTTTCCCAGCGGCGGCCTGCGGGTCACCTTTGAGGCCCGCGGCTACACCGCCTGGGACTGCACCTCCCCCGCCTTCCTCAAGGAAGACGCGGCGGGCAATGTTACCCTGTGCATCCCCACCGCCTTTTGCTCCTACAAGGGAGAAGCGCTGGACAAAAAGACTCCGCTGCTGCGCTCCATGGCGGCTGTTTCCAAACAGGCGCTTCGTCTCCTGAAGGCTCTCGGCAACACCACCTCCACCAGCGTCACTTCGACGGTGGGAGCGGAGCAGGAATATTTCCTGGTGGAAAAAGACTACTATCTGAAACGTCTCGACCTGCTCACCTGCGGCAGAACCCTGTTCGGCGCGCCCGCCCCCAAAGGCCAGGAGCTGGAAGACCAGTACTTCGGCGCCATCAAGGATCGTGTTTCCGCCTACATGAAGGATCTGGACATTGAACTCTGGAAAATGGGCATCACCTCCAAAACAAAACATAACGAGGTTGCTCCGGCCCAGTACGAGATGGCGCCTGTTTTCGTCACCACCAACATTGCCGCCGACCAGAACCAGCTGGTCATGGAAACCATGCAGAAAGTGGCGCTGCGCCACGGCATGGTCTGCCTGCTGCACGAAAAACCCTATGCCGGCGTCAACGGCTCGGGCAAGCACAACAACTGGTCCCTTTCCACCGATGACGGTATCAATCTGCTCGAACCGGGCAGCACTCCGGAGGACAACGCTCAGTTCCTTGTTTTCCTCTGCGCCCTGCTCAAAGCGGTTGACACCCATGCCGACATCATGCGCGGCACCTGCGGCAGCTCCGGTAATGACCACCGCTTGGGCGCCAACGAGGCCCCTCCGGCCATCATCTCCGTCTTCCTCGGCGACGACCTGAGCAACATCCTGAACGGTCTGGCCAAAGGGGAAAAGATCTGTTCTTCCAGCGGCTGTCAGTTCCTGAAAATCGGTGTTGACTCCCTGCCCGAGCTGCCCAAGGACAATACCGATCGCAACCGAACCTCGCCCTTTGCTTTCACCGGCAACAAATTCGAGTTCCGCATGGTCGGCTCATCCCAGTCCATCTCCGGCCCGAACGTCGCCTTAAACAGCATTGCCGCCGAAGCCCTGGACGAAGTCGCCACCCGCCTGGAAAAGGCCAAGGATGTTAACGCCGAAATTCTCTCCATCATCAAGGATACGGTCAAAAACCACGGTCGGATTATCTTCAACGGCAACAACTACAGCATGGAATGGGAAAAGGAAGCGGAGAAAAGGGGATTGCCCAATATCCGCACCACGATCGACGCCCTGAAATCCTTCATTACTCCGAAGGCCATCAAGCTGTGGGGCAAATACAATGTTCTCAGCAAGGAGGAGCTGCACTCCCGCTACGAAATTTACGTCGAGCAGTTCTCCAAGCACATCAATATTGAGGCGCAGACCGCTATTCAGATGGTGCGCCGCCAGTATATGCCGGCTGCCATTCGTTACTGCACCGAACTGGGCAACTCGGCAGCCGCGGCGGGCAAATCCGCAACCGTGCAAAAAGAGCTGCTCGCCGAAATCAGCGACCTGCTGACCTCGGCCAACAAAAAACTCAAAAAACTTGAGGAGGAAACCGTCAAGGCCGGCGCCATCGACAAAGTCGACAAACAGGCCATTGCCTTTCGCGATAAGGTCCGCACCACCCTGTTTGACCTGCGAACAGACATTGACGCACTGGAGAGGCTTATGCCGAGTGACCTCTGGCCTGTTCCCGTTTACAGCGACATGCTGTTCAAGCTGTAA